In Minwuia thermotolerans, the following proteins share a genomic window:
- a CDS encoding acyl-homoserine-lactone synthase, whose protein sequence is MLSIISQDNAHLHWDALASMHQLRRQVFSERLRWGVTVINGLEIDQFDIPDAHYLVHRDAEGRVDACTRLLPTTGPYLLGDVFADLIDGEPPRDARIWESTRFCADHGRAPRNIAALLMAGMLEFGVDRGLSAYVSVSDVRMEPIMRRAGWDPRRLGDTVETGTDTAAAERLTVSREYLMRVRKRADASGPVIGNLHELKGDLAVA, encoded by the coding sequence GTGCTGTCCATCATATCGCAAGACAACGCCCATCTGCATTGGGACGCGCTGGCGTCCATGCACCAACTCCGCCGTCAGGTCTTCAGCGAGCGCCTTCGCTGGGGCGTGACGGTGATCAACGGCCTGGAGATCGACCAGTTCGACATCCCGGACGCCCACTATCTCGTTCACCGTGACGCCGAGGGTCGCGTTGACGCGTGCACGCGGCTGCTGCCGACAACCGGCCCCTACCTCCTGGGCGACGTGTTCGCCGATCTGATCGACGGCGAGCCGCCACGGGACGCGCGTATCTGGGAGAGCACGCGCTTCTGCGCCGATCACGGCCGCGCCCCTCGCAACATCGCCGCCCTGTTGATGGCCGGGATGCTGGAGTTCGGCGTCGATCGGGGGCTGAGCGCGTATGTCTCCGTATCGGATGTTCGGATGGAACCGATCATGCGCCGTGCCGGCTGGGATCCCCGCCGCCTCGGGGACACCGTCGAGACCGGCACCGACACCGCGGCGGCCGAGCGACTGACCGTCTCACGGGAATATCTCATGCGCGTACGCAAGCGCGCCGACGCCAGCGGTCCCGTCATCGGGAATCTGCACGAGTTGAAAGGCGATCTCGCCGTGGCTTAG
- a CDS encoding ABC transporter transmembrane domain-containing protein, protein MSGDKDDKSGRPKTRKIGALKQLWPFARRYKVLIGFAGFALVGAAGATLAIGQAVRRMVDYGFGGPGDALAGYLDEYFLALFGVFALLAAFTFARYWSVTWLGERMVADIRDAVYRHVLRLDPAFFENTKTGEVMSRLTVDTELIQTVVGSSASMALRNLLMFIGGLAMLIITSPKLAGMVLAIVPIVIIPIIFFGRRLRGLSRTSQDRVAAVNARAEESLNAVQTVQAFTQEAYEEKRFSQAVSDTLTVARKRIHVRAWLTAVVILLIFGAIDVVLWLGATDVATGAMTSGELTAFVFYAIVVAGSVGTLSEMWGDLQRAAGATERLMELLTVNASIAVPENPVPLPERSEGRIEFDNVVFRYPSRPEIAALNGFSLAVNPGEKVAIVGPSGAGKSTVFQLMLRFYDAEAGRILVDGADIMQADPVEVRRRYGLVAQDPVMFAATAMENIRYGRPEASDEEVFRAAQAAGAAEFLDRLPEGYDTPLGERGQRLSGGQRQRIAIARALLRDPSILLLDEATSALDAESERMVQGALELLMQGRTTLVIAHRLATVLKADRIIVMDQGRVVASGTHKELMAQEGLYARLAKLQFDTGRDALGGEQPADAAE, encoded by the coding sequence GTGAGCGGCGACAAGGACGACAAGAGCGGGCGCCCGAAGACGCGGAAGATCGGCGCGCTCAAGCAGTTATGGCCCTTCGCCAGACGCTACAAGGTGCTTATCGGCTTTGCCGGCTTCGCGCTGGTAGGCGCCGCCGGCGCGACGCTGGCCATCGGGCAGGCCGTCCGCCGCATGGTGGACTACGGCTTCGGCGGTCCCGGCGATGCCCTCGCCGGCTATCTCGACGAGTATTTCCTGGCGCTGTTCGGCGTCTTCGCGCTGCTGGCGGCCTTCACCTTCGCGCGCTACTGGTCGGTGACCTGGCTGGGCGAGCGGATGGTCGCCGACATCCGCGACGCGGTCTACCGCCACGTGCTGAGGCTGGATCCGGCCTTCTTCGAGAATACCAAGACCGGCGAGGTGATGAGTCGTCTCACGGTCGACACGGAGCTGATCCAGACCGTTGTCGGGTCCAGCGCATCCATGGCGCTGCGCAACCTGCTGATGTTCATCGGCGGGCTGGCCATGCTGATCATCACCAGCCCGAAGCTCGCCGGCATGGTGCTGGCCATCGTGCCGATCGTGATCATCCCCATCATCTTCTTCGGCCGCCGCCTGCGCGGTCTCTCCAGAACCAGCCAGGACCGGGTCGCCGCCGTCAACGCCCGCGCCGAGGAAAGCCTGAATGCGGTGCAGACGGTCCAGGCCTTCACCCAGGAAGCCTACGAGGAGAAGCGCTTCTCCCAGGCCGTCAGCGACACGCTCACGGTGGCGCGCAAGCGCATCCACGTCCGCGCCTGGCTGACCGCGGTGGTGATCCTGCTGATCTTCGGCGCCATCGACGTGGTGCTCTGGCTCGGCGCGACGGACGTGGCGACCGGCGCCATGACCTCGGGCGAGCTGACCGCCTTCGTCTTCTACGCCATCGTCGTCGCCGGCTCGGTCGGTACGCTCTCGGAGATGTGGGGCGATCTGCAGCGCGCCGCCGGGGCGACCGAACGGCTGATGGAACTGCTCACCGTGAACGCTTCGATTGCCGTGCCCGAGAATCCGGTGCCCCTGCCAGAGCGCTCGGAGGGCCGGATCGAGTTCGACAATGTCGTCTTCCGCTATCCCTCGCGCCCGGAGATCGCGGCGCTGAACGGCTTCAGCCTGGCGGTGAACCCGGGCGAGAAGGTCGCCATCGTGGGCCCCAGCGGCGCCGGCAAGTCCACGGTCTTCCAGTTGATGCTGCGGTTCTACGACGCCGAGGCGGGGCGCATCCTGGTCGACGGCGCCGACATCATGCAGGCGGACCCGGTGGAAGTCCGCCGCCGCTACGGTCTGGTCGCCCAGGATCCGGTGATGTTCGCGGCCACGGCCATGGAGAACATCCGCTATGGCCGGCCCGAGGCGAGCGACGAGGAGGTCTTCCGCGCCGCACAGGCCGCCGGCGCGGCGGAGTTCCTGGACCGCCTGCCGGAGGGCTATGACACGCCGCTGGGCGAGCGGGGCCAGCGTCTCTCGGGCGGCCAGCGCCAGCGCATCGCCATCGCCCGGGCGCTGCTGCGCGATCCGTCGATCCTGCTGCTCGACGAAGCCACCTCCGCCCTCGACGCCGAGTCGGAACGCATGGTGCAGGGCGCGCTGGAACTGCTGATGCAGGGCCGCACCACGCTGGTGATCGCCCATCGCCTCGCCACGGTGCTGAAAGCCGACCGCATCATCGTCATGGACCAGGGCCGCGTGGTGGCCTCAGGTACGCACAAGGAGCTGATGGCCCAGGAAGGGCTCTACGCCCGTCTGGCGAAACTGCAGTTCGACACCGGCCGGGATGCTCTGGGCGGCGAGCAGCCGGCCGATGCGGCCGAGTAG
- a CDS encoding ParA family protein: MIIGVVSQKGGVGKSTLARLVAREYAQAGWRVKIADLDIQQGTAFSWQARRLQHGLEPVVAVERFGTVAQAMQTAGAHDLMVLDGPPHASMGTRQIAEASDLVLLPTGLALDDLEPSVLLAHELRKTGVDAGRIAFVLSRVGDSEAELDEARAYIAQGGYRCLMTTLPEKTAYRRASDEGRALTETRFASLKARADALVQEVVDLLETNGKREAA, encoded by the coding sequence TTGATTATTGGAGTTGTTTCCCAGAAAGGCGGAGTCGGCAAGAGCACGCTGGCGCGGCTGGTGGCGCGGGAATACGCGCAGGCCGGCTGGCGGGTGAAGATCGCCGATCTCGATATCCAGCAAGGCACGGCGTTCAGTTGGCAGGCACGCCGGCTCCAGCACGGGCTGGAACCTGTTGTCGCGGTCGAGAGGTTCGGGACCGTTGCCCAGGCCATGCAGACCGCCGGCGCTCACGACCTGATGGTGCTCGACGGGCCGCCGCACGCGAGCATGGGCACGCGGCAGATCGCGGAAGCGAGCGATCTCGTTCTCCTGCCGACGGGACTGGCGCTCGACGATTTGGAGCCGTCCGTGTTGCTCGCTCACGAGCTGCGCAAGACCGGTGTCGACGCGGGCCGGATTGCCTTTGTGCTGAGCCGTGTCGGGGACAGCGAGGCCGAGCTCGACGAGGCGCGCGCCTACATCGCCCAGGGCGGCTATCGTTGCCTCATGACGACGCTCCCCGAAAAGACCGCCTATCGCCGTGCCAGCGACGAGGGACGGGCGCTGACCGAAACGCGCTTCGCCTCGCTCAAGGCGCGGGCCGATGCGCTTGTCCAGGAAGTCGTCGACCTGCTCGAAACCAACGGCAAGCGGGAGGCTGCATAG
- a CDS encoding branched-chain amino acid ABC transporter permease gives MSHAARIGLAGGLAAACIVPFLVEGYTLYGLTQLLVMAIAIAGLNLLTGVAGLFSIGHSAFFALGAYTVGVAGVEAGISPYLAIPLAGLSGFAVGFLFGWPAARLGPVHLALLTWGLAVSMPRLLKSDILAPWTGGVQGIYLERPAAPAGLGLSDDQWWWFVGLGTTVVMFWLLRNVVDGRFGRAFRAVKDHPLAASTMGLHVTFWRSLAFGLSGAVTGVAGALGGLLTDFVAPDAYSVFFSISLLIGAVAGGIATLRGAFAGAVVLAAVSSLSTSLSSYVAFPLYGFVLIALIMLAPEGVVPAFDRLTQRFRGRGGGVMES, from the coding sequence ATGAGTCACGCCGCCCGCATCGGGCTCGCCGGCGGTCTCGCCGCCGCCTGCATCGTGCCGTTCCTCGTCGAGGGCTACACGCTCTATGGTCTGACCCAGCTTCTGGTCATGGCCATCGCCATCGCCGGCCTCAACCTGCTGACCGGGGTTGCCGGGCTGTTCTCCATCGGCCACAGCGCCTTCTTCGCCCTGGGCGCCTACACGGTGGGCGTCGCTGGGGTCGAGGCCGGGATATCCCCCTATCTCGCCATTCCGCTGGCGGGGCTGAGCGGCTTCGCGGTCGGATTCCTGTTCGGCTGGCCGGCGGCGCGGCTGGGCCCGGTGCATCTCGCCCTGCTGACCTGGGGACTCGCCGTCTCCATGCCGCGGCTGCTGAAGTCCGACATCCTGGCGCCGTGGACGGGCGGGGTGCAGGGCATCTATCTCGAGCGGCCGGCCGCGCCGGCGGGGCTGGGGCTCAGCGACGATCAGTGGTGGTGGTTCGTCGGCCTCGGCACCACGGTCGTCATGTTCTGGCTGCTGCGCAATGTGGTCGACGGGCGGTTCGGCCGCGCCTTCCGGGCGGTGAAGGACCACCCGCTGGCGGCCTCGACCATGGGTCTGCACGTGACGTTCTGGCGCTCGCTGGCCTTCGGGCTGTCGGGCGCGGTGACCGGCGTCGCCGGGGCGCTGGGCGGGCTGCTGACCGATTTCGTGGCCCCCGACGCCTATTCGGTGTTCTTCTCCATCAGCCTGCTGATCGGGGCGGTGGCCGGCGGCATCGCGACGCTCAGGGGCGCCTTCGCCGGCGCGGTGGTGCTGGCCGCGGTCTCGTCACTGTCGACATCGCTCTCGAGCTACGTCGCCTTCCCGCTCTACGGCTTTGTCCTGATCGCCCTGATCATGCTGGCGCCGGAGGGCGTGGTGCCCGCATTCGACCGCTTGACGCAGCGTTTCCGCGGCCGCGGCGGCGGTGTCATGGAATCGTAG
- a CDS encoding long-chain-fatty-acid--CoA ligase, with protein MQMALTQFIRRAAQVRRNDAATVFGDRTRSWSAFRDRIARLAAGIRGLGVGEGDRVALLANNSDRYLEYFFAVPWAGAVFVPVNTRLAPPEVAYWLGDSESRVLFIDDDFLPFLPRLEGQMPSVETIVYVGDGEAPDGLVHYESLIEGNAPMEDAGRAGEDLAGLFYTGGTTGVSKGVMLSHRNLVSNALHVIPEMDFQEDMIWLHSAPMFHLADGTATFAATMLGGSHRFIPKFDPGEALAAIETHRVTNGLFVPTMMNMVVNHPDIAKRDLSSMRGILYGASPMPEAVIRKAMELIPSVGFYHAYGQTECSPLLTILKPHLHTFDDQGKAKSVGRAAIGIELTIRDENDNDVSRGTVGEVCARGPNVMQGYWNKPELSAETLRGGWIHTGDGGYMDEDGFVYIVDRVKDMIISGGENVYSAEVENAIYQHPAVVECAVIGVPDDKWGERVHAIVRCHEGRSATEREIIDFCHELIANYKCPRSVSFRDEPMPLSGAGKILKTELRKPFWEGRGKQVH; from the coding sequence ATGCAGATGGCGCTGACGCAATTCATCCGCCGCGCCGCCCAGGTCCGGCGCAACGACGCGGCCACGGTGTTCGGCGACCGCACCCGCAGCTGGAGCGCGTTCCGGGACCGCATCGCCCGTCTGGCGGCCGGGATCCGCGGCCTGGGCGTCGGGGAGGGCGACCGCGTGGCGCTGCTGGCCAACAACTCCGACCGCTATCTGGAATATTTCTTCGCCGTGCCCTGGGCAGGGGCGGTGTTCGTGCCCGTCAATACCCGGCTCGCCCCGCCCGAGGTCGCCTACTGGCTGGGCGATTCGGAAAGCCGGGTGCTGTTCATCGACGATGACTTCCTGCCCTTCCTGCCGCGGCTGGAGGGCCAGATGCCCTCGGTCGAGACCATCGTCTATGTCGGCGACGGCGAGGCGCCGGACGGGCTGGTCCACTACGAGAGCCTGATCGAGGGCAATGCGCCGATGGAGGACGCCGGCCGCGCCGGCGAGGATCTGGCCGGGTTGTTCTATACCGGCGGCACCACGGGCGTCTCCAAGGGCGTGATGCTGAGCCACCGCAACCTCGTCTCCAACGCCCTGCACGTCATCCCGGAGATGGACTTCCAGGAGGACATGATCTGGCTGCACTCCGCGCCGATGTTCCACCTGGCGGATGGCACCGCGACCTTCGCCGCCACCATGCTGGGCGGCAGCCACCGTTTCATCCCCAAGTTCGACCCCGGCGAGGCGCTGGCGGCCATCGAGACGCATCGCGTGACCAACGGCCTGTTCGTGCCGACGATGATGAACATGGTCGTCAACCATCCCGACATCGCGAAGCGCGACCTCTCCAGCATGCGCGGCATCCTCTACGGCGCCTCGCCCATGCCGGAAGCGGTGATCCGCAAGGCCATGGAACTGATCCCCTCGGTCGGCTTCTATCACGCCTATGGCCAGACGGAATGCTCGCCGCTGCTGACGATCCTGAAGCCGCACCTGCATACCTTCGACGACCAGGGCAAGGCCAAGTCCGTCGGACGCGCCGCCATCGGCATCGAGCTGACGATCAGGGACGAGAACGACAACGACGTGTCCCGCGGCACCGTGGGCGAGGTCTGCGCCCGGGGGCCGAACGTCATGCAGGGCTACTGGAACAAGCCCGAACTTTCCGCCGAGACCCTGCGCGGCGGCTGGATCCACACCGGCGACGGCGGCTACATGGACGAGGACGGCTTCGTCTACATCGTCGACCGGGTGAAGGACATGATCATCTCCGGCGGCGAGAACGTCTATTCGGCGGAGGTGGAGAACGCCATCTACCAGCACCCGGCGGTGGTCGAGTGCGCGGTGATCGGCGTGCCCGACGACAAGTGGGGCGAGCGTGTCCACGCCATCGTCCGCTGTCACGAGGGGCGGAGCGCGACGGAGCGCGAGATCATCGACTTCTGTCACGAGCTGATCGCCAACTACAAGTGCCCGCGCAGCGTCTCCTTCCGCGACGAACCGATGCCACTGTCCGGCGCCGGCAAGATCCTGAAGACGGAGCTGCGCAAGCCCTTCTGGGAAGGCCGCGGCAAGCAGGTCCACTGA
- a CDS encoding helix-turn-helix transcriptional regulator, with the protein MEGRIIKKPILTFLDNLRHARNVGELEYLFSDALAELGFREWAYQVVHADTIVDEEPLILTTYPEEWHTHYAASGYHLIDPVVRLGPRQVTPFQWSALSFGIEPTPDQQRMFDEAAEFGVAEGVGIPIHGPNGALAMASMVSDEAPEALTRLLARSGHEVHLISLAFHNALRDLGGFGRARQAPMQLSARERECLLWYAKGKSMWEIAAILRISRRTVHYYMENVRWKLGTANSMEAVLRATMSGLINP; encoded by the coding sequence ATGGAGGGCCGGATAATAAAGAAGCCGATACTTACATTTCTGGACAATCTTCGCCACGCTCGGAATGTGGGGGAGCTGGAGTATCTGTTCTCCGACGCCCTCGCTGAGCTTGGTTTCCGGGAGTGGGCTTATCAGGTGGTTCATGCGGACACCATCGTGGACGAGGAACCGCTCATCCTCACGACCTACCCCGAAGAATGGCACACGCACTATGCCGCCAGCGGCTATCACCTGATCGATCCCGTCGTGCGTCTCGGACCGCGTCAGGTGACGCCGTTCCAGTGGAGCGCCCTCTCCTTCGGCATCGAGCCGACGCCGGACCAACAACGCATGTTCGACGAAGCCGCTGAATTCGGCGTCGCGGAAGGCGTGGGCATTCCCATTCACGGCCCCAACGGCGCGCTTGCCATGGCTTCTATGGTGTCCGACGAGGCGCCCGAAGCGCTGACCCGGCTCTTGGCCCGATCCGGCCATGAGGTGCACCTGATCTCCCTGGCCTTCCATAATGCGTTGCGCGATCTCGGGGGCTTCGGCCGCGCACGTCAGGCACCGATGCAGCTCTCCGCGCGCGAGCGCGAATGTCTGCTCTGGTACGCCAAGGGCAAGAGCATGTGGGAGATCGCGGCCATCCTCCGGATCAGCCGCCGCACCGTTCACTACTACATGGAAAATGTCCGCTGGAAGCTCGGCACGGCAAACAGTATGGAAGCGGTTCTTCGCGCGACGATGAGCGGGCTCATCAACCCGTGA
- a CDS encoding L,D-transpeptidase family protein, whose translation MRPSRRPRICHVFADGFMIVDGRRLPCALGRGGIRTDKREGDGATPAGLFSLRCVHYRTHRAGTPLTTLSRQPILRSHGWCDDPASPLYNRLVRLPFPARHERLWRQDRLYDALVTIGHNDRPARPGRGSAIFIHVMHPEGEPTEGCVALRPADMRWLLRRARPGDMVRIAPPERKSPGLPLRQDLRKRRACAGVAIN comes from the coding sequence ATGCGGCCGAGTAGGCGGCCCCGGATCTGCCACGTCTTCGCCGACGGTTTCATGATCGTGGACGGTCGCCGCCTGCCCTGCGCCCTGGGCCGCGGCGGAATCCGGACCGACAAGCGCGAGGGCGACGGCGCGACGCCGGCGGGCCTGTTCTCCCTGCGCTGCGTGCACTACCGCACGCACCGCGCCGGGACGCCGCTCACCACGCTCTCCCGCCAGCCGATCCTGCGCAGCCATGGCTGGTGCGACGATCCCGCCTCCCCGCTCTACAACCGGCTCGTCCGGCTGCCCTTCCCGGCCCGTCACGAACGGCTCTGGCGGCAGGACAGGCTCTACGACGCCCTCGTCACCATCGGTCACAACGACCGCCCCGCCCGACCGGGGCGGGGGAGCGCGATCTTCATCCACGTGATGCATCCCGAAGGGGAGCCCACCGAAGGCTGCGTGGCCCTGCGGCCCGCCGACATGCGGTGGCTGCTCCGGCGGGCGAGGCCCGGCGATATGGTGCGCATCGCGCCGCCGGAGCGGAAATCGCCCGGCTTGCCGCTACGGCAGGACTTGCGGAAGCGCCGGGCTTGTGCTGGCGTTGCGATTAACTGA
- a CDS encoding DUF3892 domain-containing protein, with the protein MADRRVTASGKDKDGDITKLCNSGEPWSPRPKADAIRDIENKTHSYYVDRAGHRTDVHVVNEGGKKYLRTTADKTSKNNLDNLPDC; encoded by the coding sequence ATGGCTGATCGGCGAGTTACAGCTTCTGGCAAGGACAAGGACGGCGATATCACCAAGCTCTGCAACAGCGGCGAACCGTGGTCGCCGCGGCCGAAGGCAGACGCAATCCGGGATATCGAGAACAAGACGCACAGCTACTACGTGGACCGGGCCGGACATCGCACGGATGTTCACGTCGTCAACGAAGGGGGCAAGAAGTACCTCCGGACGACCGCGGACAAGACTTCGAAGAACAACCTGGATAACCTGCCGGACTGCTAA
- a CDS encoding MFS transporter yields MADSAIELTGERRETGRRPFHGWYMVAAAFVVMMVGFGAAYSFPVFFEPLASEFAAGRGDTSMILSISGFLYFFLGLWSGTASDRIGARPVVIFGTLVCAAGLLLASRAESLWQVYWGYGLGVGVGVGCMYVPAVGVVQRWFARKRSTASGLAITGIGVGTFFGPLAAHELIVVTDWRTAYVGLAVVVAVLGVAAGAVLVNSPASRGQFPDGADRAPGGAEGGPSLSVGEARRTFPFWMILVSASAISIGLFVPFGHLVPFALDLGLSPAEAATVFSGVGIGSIFGRMALGPVAQAWGRQPVLAFLYLGLAIGFVGWNFATTFIELMTFSIAFGTLYGGFVALSPTVLADYFGVGHIGSIVGNVYASVALGALLGPAIAGYLYDIFGTYQWPIMVGAILCLIAAALIVLPKSPTAWREARFGPAQD; encoded by the coding sequence ATGGCGGATTCCGCGATCGAACTGACAGGCGAACGGCGCGAAACCGGACGCCGGCCGTTCCACGGCTGGTACATGGTGGCCGCCGCGTTCGTCGTGATGATGGTCGGATTCGGCGCCGCCTACAGCTTTCCGGTCTTCTTCGAACCCCTCGCCAGCGAGTTCGCCGCCGGCCGCGGCGACACCTCGATGATCCTGTCGATTTCCGGCTTTCTCTACTTCTTTCTGGGTCTCTGGAGCGGCACGGCGAGCGACCGCATCGGCGCGCGGCCGGTGGTGATTTTCGGCACCCTGGTCTGCGCCGCCGGGCTGCTGCTGGCCTCCCGCGCGGAGTCGCTGTGGCAGGTCTACTGGGGCTATGGCCTGGGCGTCGGGGTCGGCGTGGGTTGCATGTACGTACCGGCCGTCGGCGTGGTGCAGCGCTGGTTCGCGCGGAAACGGTCCACCGCCTCGGGCCTGGCCATCACCGGCATCGGCGTCGGCACCTTTTTCGGACCGCTGGCCGCGCACGAGCTGATCGTGGTGACGGACTGGCGGACGGCCTATGTGGGCCTGGCGGTCGTCGTCGCCGTGCTGGGCGTGGCGGCAGGCGCGGTGCTGGTCAACTCGCCCGCTTCCCGGGGGCAGTTTCCGGACGGCGCCGACCGTGCGCCGGGCGGCGCCGAGGGCGGCCCGTCGCTCAGCGTGGGCGAAGCGCGGCGGACCTTTCCGTTCTGGATGATCCTGGTCAGCGCCTCCGCCATTTCGATCGGTCTCTTCGTGCCCTTCGGCCACCTGGTGCCGTTCGCGCTGGACCTCGGCCTGTCGCCGGCGGAGGCGGCGACCGTCTTCAGCGGCGTCGGCATCGGCTCCATCTTCGGCCGAATGGCGCTGGGGCCTGTCGCCCAGGCCTGGGGCCGTCAGCCGGTGCTTGCCTTTCTCTATCTTGGCCTGGCCATCGGCTTCGTGGGCTGGAACTTCGCCACCACCTTCATCGAACTGATGACCTTCTCCATCGCCTTCGGCACGCTTTACGGCGGTTTCGTCGCTTTGTCGCCGACGGTCCTCGCCGATTATTTCGGCGTTGGTCATATCGGCAGCATCGTCGGCAATGTCTATGCGTCGGTGGCACTGGGTGCGCTGCTCGGGCCGGCGATCGCGGGCTATCTCTACGACATCTTCGGCACCTACCAGTGGCCGATCATGGTCGGCGCGATCCTCTGTCTGATCGCCGCTGCGCTGATCGTCCTGCCGAAGTCCCCGACCGCCTGGCGGGAAGCGCGCTTCGGTCCGGCGCAGGACTGA
- a CDS encoding thiamine pyrophosphate-dependent enzyme encodes MNERANDYPIRRRELAAAIMADNPDALFIAGLGATAWDLTAAGDRPTTFPLWGAMGGAAAMGLGLALAQPERRVIVVTGDGEQLMGLGALATVAVQRPANLAIVVFDNESYGETGMQATHTAAGVDLAGVARAAGFPLVRTAATPEDARAALPDIRAGRGPVFAAFKVRAEVLPFALPPKDGAWLKDRFRRALLGPAAVGET; translated from the coding sequence ATGAACGAACGCGCCAACGATTATCCGATTCGCCGCCGCGAACTGGCTGCCGCCATCATGGCCGACAACCCGGACGCCCTGTTCATCGCCGGCCTCGGCGCAACGGCCTGGGACCTGACGGCCGCAGGCGACCGGCCGACGACCTTTCCGCTGTGGGGGGCGATGGGCGGCGCGGCGGCGATGGGGTTGGGTCTCGCCCTGGCCCAGCCGGAAAGGCGCGTCATCGTGGTCACCGGCGACGGCGAGCAGCTCATGGGTCTGGGCGCGCTGGCCACCGTTGCGGTGCAGCGGCCGGCCAACCTGGCCATCGTCGTCTTCGACAACGAATCCTATGGCGAGACCGGCATGCAGGCGACCCACACGGCCGCCGGGGTGGACCTCGCCGGCGTGGCCCGCGCCGCCGGCTTCCCTCTGGTGCGGACGGCGGCGACGCCCGAGGACGCCCGGGCGGCGCTGCCCGATATCCGTGCAGGCCGCGGCCCGGTCTTCGCGGCGTTCAAGGTGCGCGCCGAGGTTCTGCCCTTCGCCCTGCCGCCCAAGGACGGCGCCTGGTTGAAGGACCGCTTCCGCCGCGCGCTGCTGGGTCCGGCCGCCGTGGGCGAGACGTGA
- a CDS encoding replication protein RepA translates to MSKLFTSAMEIEVEEAREAGALGFMARAMVQASMPHRRVPGNEFSRTNGAFTMTMLAPSKVGLPYGSIPRLVTGFLTTEAVRTGEREVVLGRSLSKFMSELDIAPTGGRWGSIPRLRDQMTRLFACSISCTYTSQGALSLDNVNIADTASLWWTPHQPDQAALWESTVVLSERFYNEITQNPVPIDVRALKALKKSPMALDVYLWLTYRMSYVKKRTPIPWSALQLQFGADYATTAQGRRDFKKAFLRALNKVSVVYPAARIDADTSSDKLTLLPSRPHVGRL, encoded by the coding sequence ATGTCCAAGCTCTTCACCTCGGCCATGGAAATCGAGGTCGAAGAAGCGAGAGAGGCGGGGGCTCTCGGGTTCATGGCGCGTGCCATGGTACAGGCCAGCATGCCGCATCGGCGTGTCCCGGGGAACGAGTTCTCGCGCACCAACGGCGCGTTCACCATGACGATGCTGGCCCCGTCAAAGGTCGGCTTGCCGTATGGCAGTATTCCGCGACTGGTGACCGGCTTCCTGACTACCGAAGCCGTGCGGACTGGCGAGCGTGAAGTCGTGCTCGGGCGTAGCCTGAGTAAGTTCATGTCGGAGCTCGACATTGCCCCGACAGGCGGTCGGTGGGGATCAATCCCCCGGCTGCGCGATCAAATGACACGACTGTTCGCCTGTTCAATCTCCTGCACCTACACCTCGCAAGGCGCACTCAGCCTGGACAACGTTAACATCGCGGATACGGCCTCGTTGTGGTGGACGCCGCACCAGCCCGACCAGGCGGCCCTGTGGGAAAGCACGGTCGTGCTGTCGGAGCGGTTCTACAACGAGATAACCCAGAACCCGGTGCCGATCGACGTCCGCGCCCTCAAGGCGCTGAAGAAATCCCCCATGGCGTTGGACGTGTATCTATGGCTGACGTACCGCATGTCCTACGTGAAGAAGCGGACGCCCATTCCCTGGTCGGCGTTACAGCTCCAGTTCGGGGCGGATTATGCCACCACGGCGCAAGGCCGTCGCGACTTCAAGAAGGCGTTCCTACGTGCGCTCAACAAAGTCTCCGTGGTCTACCCAGCGGCCCGCATCGACGCTGATACGTCCTCGGACAAGCTGACCCTTCTGCCGAGCCGCCCGCATGTCGGACGCTTATAG
- a CDS encoding thiamine pyrophosphate-binding protein, whose translation MDDWQDGIYRELKNAGVRQVAYVPDAGHSKLIEACRGDGEMKAIPLTTEMEGPAVLAGAWLGGEKGVLLMQSSGVGNCPNMIATAVTCRFPLLMLVTMRGEHGEFNPWQLPMGGAAGPMLEQMGTRVFRAETPESVAETVRAAAGIAFEGLMPVAVLLAQKLIGTKTFGK comes from the coding sequence TTGGACGACTGGCAGGACGGAATCTATCGCGAGCTGAAGAATGCCGGGGTCCGGCAGGTTGCCTATGTGCCCGACGCCGGCCACAGCAAGTTGATAGAGGCCTGCCGCGGCGACGGCGAGATGAAAGCGATCCCGCTGACCACGGAGATGGAAGGGCCGGCGGTGCTGGCCGGGGCGTGGCTGGGCGGCGAGAAGGGCGTGCTGCTGATGCAGTCGAGCGGCGTCGGCAATTGCCCCAACATGATCGCGACCGCCGTGACCTGCCGCTTTCCGCTGCTGATGCTGGTAACCATGCGCGGCGAACATGGCGAGTTCAATCCCTGGCAGTTGCCCATGGGCGGAGCCGCGGGGCCGATGCTGGAGCAGATGGGTACACGCGTCTTCCGCGCCGAGACGCCCGAAAGCGTCGCCGAGACGGTGCGCGCCGCCGCGGGCATCGCCTTCGAGGGGCTGATGCCCGTCGCGGTCCTGCTGGCGCAGAAGCTGATCGGCACCAAGACATTCGGGAAGTGA